From Oscillatoria salina IIICB1, a single genomic window includes:
- the cas10d gene encoding type I-D CRISPR-associated protein Cas10d/Csc3 — protein LPLTKALEVILSVPDDWADEELILQGAGQLQSALDRQEVYKRPLIKDKSIPFEKRQAQELQAIQGFMTTCVKELFGEMCKRDRALLQENRNRIKSGAEFAYRLLALEEKNDSNSESTESQ, from the coding sequence TACTACCTCTAACTAAAGCCCTGGAAGTCATTTTATCAGTCCCTGATGATTGGGCTGACGAGGAATTAATCCTTCAAGGTGCAGGACAACTGCAATCGGCTTTAGACCGCCAAGAGGTGTATAAACGTCCCCTGATTAAAGATAAGTCAATTCCCTTTGAAAAACGTCAAGCTCAAGAATTACAAGCAATTCAGGGCTTTATGACCACCTGCGTAAAAGAATTATTTGGAGAAATGTGCAAGCGCGATCGCGCCCTCCTCCAAGAAAATCGCAACCGCATCAAATCCGGTGCAGAATTCGCCTACCGCCTCCTCGCCCTCGAAGAGAAAAATGATTCTAATTCAGAATCAACCGAATCCCAATAG